A window of the Ostrea edulis chromosome 1, xbOstEdul1.1, whole genome shotgun sequence genome harbors these coding sequences:
- the LOC125680899 gene encoding ceramide kinase 1-like isoform X2 has product MKYSLVVDGLQTEVVLDDGKLTFASSGVSYEFNDIIGCDEIMTGWFRKKEVARVWLIERDPSNLMIKKSKVISGDQRKGFQHDLTEKLRKETKRPKQVLVLINPIGGNGTARKDFINIVEPLFKLSGISMDIVLSERPGHMIDVAKTYDFTNTDGVVLLGGDGSYHEVVNVLMRKRQEEQGVDINDQNSSLSPLNIPIAMIPTGTGNGVSENNTGSKDVLTAALHVVKGRTVSSHLLALYSNGSLLGFGGTASTYGFMTDLLFYADRKFRWLGRSRYLFVPMWMLLFKSHTNRVYNAKVTYYTNVTERCNSETSETEIYVEDRKLSGYSSFTSDTVVFNRKFWNMMTLNGNVIYDGNVKIDVPRMFIPKPTMCSSFLFYDSVALGSVFTFFKHIRKRTAMDVPSNELEVLNIQGFNVELTDGIDDEDPNMMMLKRLVQLDGEMFELKAPSFQLRYKLDVVQIFSSHL; this is encoded by the exons ATGAAGTATAGTTTGGTTGTTGATGGTTTGCAAACGGAAGTGGTTCTGGATGATGGAAAATTAACATTTGCATCAAGTGGAG TCAGCTATGAATTTAATGACATCATTGGATGTGACGAGATAATGACAGGATGGTTTAGGAAGAAGGAGGTAGCGCGAGTGTGGCTAATCGAACGCGATCCCTCCAATTTAATGATAAAGAAAAGCAAGGTGATCTCTGGGGATCAAAGGAAAGGTTTTCAACACGATTTGACAGAGAAGCTGAGAAAAG AAACAAAGCGTCCCAAGCAAGTGTTGGTGTTGATAAACCCCATCGGAGGAAATGGCACTGCCCGGAAGGATTTCATAAATATCGTAGAACCACTCTTTAAACTCTCAGGAATTTCCATGGATATAGTGT TGTCTGAGCGTCCTGGACACATGATTGATGTTGCGAAAACTTACGACTTTACCAACACTGATGG GGTCGTGTTACTTGGAGGTGACGGATCATATCATGAAGTGGTCAACGTGTTGATGAGAAAGAGACAGGAAGAACAAGGGGTTGATATAAACGACCAAAATTCATCATTATCCCCCTTGAATATTCCAATAGCCATGATACCAACAG GTACTGGGAACGGAGTGTCAGAAAACAATACTGGCAGTAAAGACGTTTTAACTGCAGCTCTTCATGTTGTTAAAG GGAGAACTGTGTCTTCTCATCTGTTGGCTTTGTACAGTAATGGCAGTCTTCTTGGCTTTGGTGGAACAGCTTCAACATACGGATTCATGACAGATCTTCTTTTCTATGCCGACAGGAAGTTCCGGTGGCTTGGGCGATCCCGGTACTTGT TTGTTCCCATGTGGATGCTTCTTTTCAAATCCCATACGAATCGTGTTTACAATGCCAAGGTCACCTACTACACAAA TGTCACCGAGCGATGTAACAGTGAAACCAGTGAGACAGAGATTTATGTTGAAGACAGGAAGCTCTCTGGATACAGTTCTTTTACATCTGATACAG TGGTCTTCAACCGGAAGTTCTGGAATATGATGACTCTGAACGGTAACGTCATCTATGATGGTAACGTCAAGATTGATGTCCCAAGAATGTTTATCCCCAAACCGACAATGTGTTCTTCGTTTCTCTTCTATGACAGCGTGGCACTCGGATCTGTGTTCACATTTTTCAAGCACATCCGTAAAAGGACAGCCATG GATGTACCTAGTAATGAGCTGGAGGTGTTGAATATCCAAGGGTTCAATGTGGAGCTGACAGATGGCATAGACGATGAGGACCCGAATATGATGATGCTGAAAAGACTTGTACAACTAGATGGGGAAATGTTTGAATTGAAGGCTCCATCATTTCAACTACG
- the LOC125680899 gene encoding ceramide kinase 1-like isoform X1 — translation MKYSLVVDGLQTEVVLDDGKLTFASSGGEDVSYEFNDIIGCDEIMTGWFRKKEVARVWLIERDPSNLMIKKSKVISGDQRKGFQHDLTEKLRKETKRPKQVLVLINPIGGNGTARKDFINIVEPLFKLSGISMDIVLSERPGHMIDVAKTYDFTNTDGVVLLGGDGSYHEVVNVLMRKRQEEQGVDINDQNSSLSPLNIPIAMIPTGTGNGVSENNTGSKDVLTAALHVVKGRTVSSHLLALYSNGSLLGFGGTASTYGFMTDLLFYADRKFRWLGRSRYLFVPMWMLLFKSHTNRVYNAKVTYYTNVTERCNSETSETEIYVEDRKLSGYSSFTSDTVVFNRKFWNMMTLNGNVIYDGNVKIDVPRMFIPKPTMCSSFLFYDSVALGSVFTFFKHIRKRTAMDVPSNELEVLNIQGFNVELTDGIDDEDPNMMMLKRLVQLDGEMFELKAPSFQLRYKLDVVQIFSSHL, via the exons ATGAAGTATAGTTTGGTTGTTGATGGTTTGCAAACGGAAGTGGTTCTGGATGATGGAAAATTAACATTTGCATCAAGTGGAGGTGAGGACG TCAGCTATGAATTTAATGACATCATTGGATGTGACGAGATAATGACAGGATGGTTTAGGAAGAAGGAGGTAGCGCGAGTGTGGCTAATCGAACGCGATCCCTCCAATTTAATGATAAAGAAAAGCAAGGTGATCTCTGGGGATCAAAGGAAAGGTTTTCAACACGATTTGACAGAGAAGCTGAGAAAAG AAACAAAGCGTCCCAAGCAAGTGTTGGTGTTGATAAACCCCATCGGAGGAAATGGCACTGCCCGGAAGGATTTCATAAATATCGTAGAACCACTCTTTAAACTCTCAGGAATTTCCATGGATATAGTGT TGTCTGAGCGTCCTGGACACATGATTGATGTTGCGAAAACTTACGACTTTACCAACACTGATGG GGTCGTGTTACTTGGAGGTGACGGATCATATCATGAAGTGGTCAACGTGTTGATGAGAAAGAGACAGGAAGAACAAGGGGTTGATATAAACGACCAAAATTCATCATTATCCCCCTTGAATATTCCAATAGCCATGATACCAACAG GTACTGGGAACGGAGTGTCAGAAAACAATACTGGCAGTAAAGACGTTTTAACTGCAGCTCTTCATGTTGTTAAAG GGAGAACTGTGTCTTCTCATCTGTTGGCTTTGTACAGTAATGGCAGTCTTCTTGGCTTTGGTGGAACAGCTTCAACATACGGATTCATGACAGATCTTCTTTTCTATGCCGACAGGAAGTTCCGGTGGCTTGGGCGATCCCGGTACTTGT TTGTTCCCATGTGGATGCTTCTTTTCAAATCCCATACGAATCGTGTTTACAATGCCAAGGTCACCTACTACACAAA TGTCACCGAGCGATGTAACAGTGAAACCAGTGAGACAGAGATTTATGTTGAAGACAGGAAGCTCTCTGGATACAGTTCTTTTACATCTGATACAG TGGTCTTCAACCGGAAGTTCTGGAATATGATGACTCTGAACGGTAACGTCATCTATGATGGTAACGTCAAGATTGATGTCCCAAGAATGTTTATCCCCAAACCGACAATGTGTTCTTCGTTTCTCTTCTATGACAGCGTGGCACTCGGATCTGTGTTCACATTTTTCAAGCACATCCGTAAAAGGACAGCCATG GATGTACCTAGTAATGAGCTGGAGGTGTTGAATATCCAAGGGTTCAATGTGGAGCTGACAGATGGCATAGACGATGAGGACCCGAATATGATGATGCTGAAAAGACTTGTACAACTAGATGGGGAAATGTTTGAATTGAAGGCTCCATCATTTCAACTACG
- the LOC125673096 gene encoding uncharacterized protein LOC125673096, with translation MEYNLVVNGFETKVTLGEEKLTFSVSKFDGISTIISYQLDDVIGCEDAVKGWFQKTEITRVWLIEHGSSNVLLKKCKVISGDQRKHFQYDLTEMLTKETKRPKRVLVMINPIGGNGTARADFTNIVEPVFKLSGISMDIIFSEYTGHMIDVARTYDFTNTNGIVLLGGDGSYHEVVNVMMRKRQEEQGVDINDQNSVLSPLNIPIAMIPTGTGCGVTENNTGCKDVLTAALHVVIGRTVPSHLLALYSNDKLISFGGTASTYGFMTDLLFYSDRKFRWLGRSRYFIVPIWLFLFKSHTRRFFDAKVTYYTTVSERRNNDNKTEIFVGDRKLSGYSSYTAERVVFNRKLWNIMTLIGNVIFEGNVVFDVPRMFVPKPTACSSFIFCGTVSFGFVYKFFKYVVQRTPMEVLANEMEVLNVRGLNVELMDRLDDENPDMAMLSRLIQVDGEIYELEAPSFQLRYTLDVVQIFSSYL, from the exons ATGGAGTATAATTTAGTTGTGAATGGTTTTGAAACCAAAGTGACTTTAGGCGAGGAGAAATTGACATTTTCAGTTTCGAAATTTGATGGAATTTCAACAATCA TCAGTTACCAATTAGATGATGTCATCGGATGTGAAGATGCAGTAAAGGGATGGTTTCAGAAGACCGAGATAACTCGAGTGTGGCTAATCGAACACGGTTCTTCGAACGTTTTGCTGAAGAAGTGCAAGGTGATTTCTGGGGATCAAAGGAAACATTTCCAGTATGATTTAACGGAAATGTTAACAAAAG AAACAAAGCGCCCCAAAAGAGTGTTGGTGATGATCAACCCTATCGGCGGTAATGGTACTGCCAGAGCGGATTTCACAAATATTGTTGAACCAGTCTTTAAACTGTCAGGGATATCCATGGATATAATCT TCTCTGAGTACACTGGACATATGATTGATGTTGCGAGAACCTATGACTTTACCAATACTAATGG GATCGTACTACTTGGAGGTGACGGGTCATACCATGAAGTGGTCAACGTGATGATGAGAAAGAGACAGGAGGAACAAGGCGTTGATATAAACGACCAAAATTCAGTATTATCTCCCTTGAATATTCCAATAGCCATGATACCAACAg GAACTGGATGTGGGGTGACAGAAAATAACACAGGTTGTAAAGACGTTTTAACAGCTGCTCTTCACGTTGTTATAG GGAGAACTGTGCCTTCTCATTTGTTGGCCCTGTACAGCAATGATAAACTCATTAGCTTTGGTGGAACAGCCTCGACGTACGGATTCATGACAGATCTTCTTTTCTACTCCGACAGGAAGTTCCGGTGGCTAGGGCGATCCCGATACTTCA TTGTTCCTATTTGGCTGTTTCTTTTCAAATCCCATACACGACGTTTTTTCGATGCCAAGGTCACCTATTACACAAC AGTATCTGAGCGACGTAACAATGACAACAAGACGGAGATCTTTGTTGGAGACAGAAAACTGTCTGGATACAGTTCATATACGGCTGAGAGAG tgGTTTTCAACAGAAAGTTGTGGAACATTATGACCTTGATCGGAAACGTTATCTTTGAGGGTAACGTCGTGTTTGACGTCCCTAGGATGTTTGTACCCAAGCCTACAGCGTGTTCCTCTTTCATTTTCTGCGGCACCGTTTCGTTTGGATTCGTGTACAAGTTTTTCAAGTATGTCGTTCAAAGGACACCCATG GAAGTGTTAGCTAATGAGATGGAGGTTTTAAATGTCCGGGGGCTTAACGTAGAACTGATGGATAGGTTGGATGACGAGAATCCAGATATGGCGATGTTGAGTAGACTTATTCAGGTAGACGGGGAGATTTATGAACTGGAGGCGCCATCATTTCAATTACG gtACACACTTGACGTTGTGCAGATTTTCTCAAGTTATCTGTGA
- the LOC125680859 gene encoding 2,4-dienoyl-CoA reductase [(3E)-enoyl-CoA-producing], mitochondrial-like, whose protein sequence is MAASVSRSLLKLRFQSNTNHGKVFRNFSLSYQRKSEAGPQAKYFPAMSSPMLPKDAFKGKTAFITGGGTGLGKGMTTMLSQLGAQVVITSRKLPVLEKTAEEISGSTGNKVLAVAADVRDPDSVKAAVDRCEEEFGLPSIIINNAAGNFISPTERLSPNAWKTVVDIVLNGTAIVTLELGKRLIKAKQGASFLSITTIYTGSGSGFVTPSAAAKTGVEGLTKSLAAEWGRYGMRFNCIAPGPIETKGAFSRLDPTGQWKEKLIDVLPVGRLGQVTEIANLACYMVSDYSNWMSGSVVCFDGGEYVMRAGEFNDLKIVTNEQWDQLEAMIRKTKGS, encoded by the exons atggcaGCCTCCGTCAGTCGATCGCTACTGAAACTGAGATTCCAGAGT AATACTAATCATGGGAAAGTATTTCGCAATTTTTCCTTATCATATCAACGAAAAAGTGAAGCGGGACCACAAGCTAAATATTTCCCTGCCATGTCATCACCCATGCTCCCCAAAGATGCATTTAAAGGCAAGACAGCCTTTATAACTGGTGGGGGAACAGGTTTAGGGAAAGGAATGACCACCATGTTATCTCAGCTAGGAGCCCAAGTTGTCATCACAAGCAG AAAATTGCCTGTGTTGGAGAAAACAGCTGAAGAAATAAGTGGATCAACAGGAAACAAg GTTCTAGCTGTTGCAGCTGATGTCCGTGACCCTGACAGTGTAAAGGCTGCTGTGGATCGTTGCGAGGAGGAGTTTGGATTACCCAGCATTATTATCAACAATGCAGCAGGAAACTTTATTTCTCCCACAGAGAGACTCTCCCCTAATGCATGGAAAACAGTGGTGGACATTGTCCTCAATGGAACTGCTATTGTAACCTTAGAACTGGGGAAAAGACTAATCAAAGCAAAACAGG GGGCTTCCTTTTTGTCCATAACAACAATTTACACAGGTAGTGGATCAGGCTTTGTCACACCAAGTGCAGCAGCGAAAACTGGAGTGGAGGGCTTAACAAA GTCTTTAGCAGCAGAGTGGGGTAGATACGGGATGCGATTCAATTGTATAGCCCCTGGACCAATAGAAACAAAG GGTGCATTTAGTCGTCTTGACCCCACAGGGCAGTGGAAGGAAAAGCTGATTGATGTTTTACCGGTGGGTCGGTTGGGTCAGGTTACAGAGATTGCGAACTTGGCCTGCTACATGGTCAGTGATTATTCCAACTGGATGAGTGGAAGT gttgtttgttttgatgGTGGAGAGTATGTAATGAGAGCAGGTGAATTCAATGATTTAAAGATTGTAACAAATGAACAGTGGGACCAGCTGGAGGCCATGATCAGAAAAACCAAGGGATCATAG